The Geodermatophilaceae bacterium NBWT11 genome has a segment encoding these proteins:
- a CDS encoding acylphosphatase has protein sequence MTRRVRALVSGDVQGVGYRWFVRGRAQERGLAGSATNLADGRVEVVLEGPDDDVLAVLRALTGPDAAGRPTGADVVDEDPQSESGFTTA, from the coding sequence ATGACCCGTCGGGTGCGCGCCTTGGTCTCCGGCGACGTGCAGGGCGTCGGCTACCGCTGGTTCGTGCGCGGCCGGGCCCAGGAGCGCGGCCTCGCCGGCTCGGCGACCAACCTGGCCGACGGGCGGGTCGAGGTCGTCCTCGAGGGTCCGGACGACGACGTGCTGGCCGTCCTGCGCGCGCTCACCGGACCGGACGCAGCCGGCCGGCCCACCGGTGCGGACGTCGTCGACGAGGACCCGCAGAGCGAGTCGGGCTTCACCACCGCCTGA
- the mutM gene encoding bifunctional DNA-formamidopyrimidine glycosylase/DNA-(apurinic or apyrimidinic site) lyase translates to MPELPEVEVVRRGLARWVAGRTIASVEVHHPRAVRRHLEGVGDFTAALTGATVAAAHRRGKYLWLPLQREGAPVGRALVAHLGMSGQLLVELPEEPSEKHLRARFVFTEGGRELRFVDQRTFGGLAVEDTPDPDDVPTRLAHIAIDPLEPDFDTEAFTAAIRRRKTEVKRALLDQTLIGGVGNIYADESLWRAQLHGARPTDKLTRAQVAALLEGVRDVLTQSLAQGGTSFDSLYVDVNGQSGYFSRSLAVYGQLDRPCPRCGTPIRRESFMNRSSYSCPVCQPRPRARR, encoded by the coding sequence GTGCCCGAGCTGCCCGAGGTCGAGGTCGTCCGGCGCGGTCTGGCCCGGTGGGTCGCCGGGCGCACGATCGCCTCGGTGGAGGTCCACCACCCGCGGGCGGTGCGCCGGCACCTGGAGGGCGTCGGTGACTTCACCGCGGCGCTGACCGGGGCCACGGTGGCCGCGGCGCACCGGCGGGGCAAGTACCTGTGGCTGCCGCTGCAGCGCGAGGGCGCACCGGTCGGGCGCGCGTTGGTCGCGCACCTCGGGATGAGCGGCCAGCTGCTGGTGGAGCTCCCCGAGGAGCCCAGCGAGAAGCACCTGCGGGCCCGGTTCGTGTTCACCGAAGGCGGCCGCGAGCTGCGCTTCGTCGACCAGCGCACCTTCGGCGGGCTCGCCGTGGAGGACACCCCGGACCCGGACGACGTCCCCACCCGGTTGGCGCACATCGCGATCGACCCGTTGGAGCCCGACTTCGACACCGAGGCCTTCACCGCGGCCATCCGCCGGCGCAAGACCGAGGTCAAGCGGGCGCTGCTCGACCAGACCCTCATCGGCGGGGTGGGCAACATCTACGCCGACGAGTCGCTGTGGCGGGCGCAGCTGCACGGCGCCCGGCCCACCGACAAGCTCACCCGGGCCCAGGTCGCCGCCCTGCTCGAGGGCGTCCGCGACGTGCTCACCCAGTCCCTGGCCCAGGGCGGCACCTCCTTCGACTCCCTCTACGTCGACGTCAACGGGCAGAGCGGGTACTTCTCCCGCTCCCTGGCGGTGTACGGGCAGCTCGACCGGCCGTGCCCGCGGTGCGGCACCCCGATCCGCCGGGAGTCGTTCATGAACCGCTCCAGCTACAGCTGCCCGGTGTGCCAGCCGCGGCCGAGGGCCCGGAGATGA